The Clostridium sp. AWRP genome has a window encoding:
- a CDS encoding malic enzyme-like NAD(P)-binding protein, which produces MNLKETALKFHKDNEGKIALKCKVPVKNKQDLTLAYTPGVAEPCLEINKNPECIYDYTSKGNWVAVVTNGTAVLGLGNIGAGAGLPVMEGKSVLFKTFAGVDAFPICLESKDINEIVAAVKLMEPTFGGINLEDIKAPECFEIESKLKEVCNIPVFHDDQHGTAVVSSACLINALKIVNKKFEDLKIVVNGAGAAGTAITKLLIKMGTKNVILCDTKGAIYKKRPIGMNKFKDEMAEITNPNLQKGTLADVLKGADVFLGVSVANCVTEEMVKSMNKDSIIMAMANPNPEILPDLAIKAGAKVVCTGRSDFPNQVNNVLAFPGIFRGALDVRASEINDEMKIAAAYAIAELVSEEELKPDYIIPNAFDLRIAPKVAAYVAKAAIDTGAARKKNVTPEMVEKHTKTLLEI; this is translated from the coding sequence ATGAATCTAAAAGAAACTGCACTAAAATTTCACAAAGACAATGAAGGCAAAATTGCACTAAAGTGTAAGGTGCCGGTTAAAAACAAACAAGATCTAACGCTAGCATATACGCCTGGAGTTGCAGAACCTTGCTTAGAAATTAATAAAAATCCAGAATGCATTTATGACTATACATCAAAAGGGAATTGGGTAGCTGTTGTAACAAATGGCACAGCTGTTCTTGGACTTGGCAATATAGGTGCAGGTGCAGGGCTTCCTGTTATGGAGGGAAAATCCGTTTTATTTAAAACTTTTGCTGGAGTAGATGCATTTCCAATATGTCTGGAAAGTAAGGATATCAATGAGATTGTAGCAGCTGTAAAACTTATGGAACCAACTTTTGGAGGAATAAATCTAGAGGACATCAAAGCTCCAGAATGCTTTGAAATTGAATCAAAGCTTAAAGAAGTTTGTAACATCCCTGTATTTCATGACGATCAACATGGAACGGCAGTTGTTTCATCAGCTTGTCTTATAAATGCATTAAAGATAGTAAATAAAAAATTTGAAGATTTAAAAATTGTTGTAAATGGAGCAGGAGCAGCAGGTACTGCTATTACAAAACTTTTAATAAAGATGGGAACAAAAAATGTAATACTTTGCGACACTAAAGGTGCTATATATAAGAAAAGACCAATTGGAATGAATAAGTTTAAGGATGAAATGGCAGAAATAACAAATCCTAATCTTCAGAAAGGAACTCTTGCTGATGTTTTAAAAGGCGCAGATGTATTTTTAGGAGTATCTGTAGCTAATTGTGTAACTGAAGAAATGGTAAAGTCTATGAATAAAGATTCAATAATTATGGCAATGGCAAATCCAAATCCAGAAATACTTCCTGATTTAGCTATAAAAGCTGGAGCTAAAGTGGTATGCACAGGAAGGTCAGATTTTCCAAATCAGGTTAACAATGTACTTGCTTTTCCAGGAATATTTAGAGGAGCTTTAGATGTAAGGGCAAGTGAAATAAATGATGAGATGAAAATAGCTGCAGCATATGCAATAGCAGAACTTGTAAGCGAGGAAGAATTGAAACCAGACTATATAATACCTAACGCTTTTGACTTGAGAATAGCTCCAAAAGTAGCTGCATATGTAGCAAAAGCTGCTATTGATACAGGTGCTGCAAGGAAAAAGAATGTCACTCCAGAGATGGTTGAAAAACATACTAAGACTTTGCTTGAAATTTAA
- a CDS encoding response regulator has translation MINVLIVEDDPMVAEFNKKYLSQVGGFKLKAVARSFEEAVKVLKTSDIQLILLDIYMPGLSGLELLSQVRRMGKEVDIIVVSAACDIQTIKRALQYGAVDYLIKPFEFDRFNSALSAYREAQNFMKQKKELSQTELDQLILNNREENQVAPQLPKGLDKNTLKKVWTKVIEMKEDTFSTSEIARYVGISRISMKKYLSFLNKLGALKMEVIYGSVGRPMHKYKCVDIENSYIKRYM, from the coding sequence ATGATTAATGTCTTAATTGTTGAAGATGATCCTATGGTTGCAGAGTTTAACAAAAAATACCTCAGTCAAGTAGGTGGATTTAAATTAAAAGCTGTAGCACGTTCCTTTGAGGAAGCTGTAAAAGTTTTAAAAACAAGCGATATACAATTAATTTTATTGGATATATATATGCCTGGTTTAAGTGGATTGGAATTATTATCTCAAGTAAGAAGAATGGGTAAAGAAGTGGATATAATTGTTGTATCGGCTGCTTGTGATATTCAAACTATAAAAAGAGCTTTACAATACGGTGCAGTAGATTATTTAATAAAACCCTTTGAATTTGATAGATTTAACTCAGCATTATCTGCCTATAGAGAAGCACAGAATTTTATGAAACAAAAAAAAGAGCTTAGTCAGACAGAACTTGATCAGCTTATTCTAAATAATAGGGAGGAAAATCAAGTAGCTCCACAGCTGCCAAAAGGACTTGATAAAAATACTTTGAAAAAAGTATGGACAAAGGTAATAGAAATGAAAGAAGATACATTTTCAACAAGTGAAATTGCAAGATATGTTGGAATATCAAGAATTTCCATGAAGAAATATTTAAGTTTTTTAAATAAACTGGGTGCTCTAAAAATGGAAGTTATTTATGGTTCTGTTGGAAGGCCTATGCATAAATATAAATGTGTAGACATTGAAAATAGTTATATAAAAAGATATATGTGA
- a CDS encoding PilZ domain-containing protein produces the protein MIENFSDKKDAIFKKEKRADKRYKYNYNFKIESINLKEVNLDVLGVNISVNGISFISNISFEKDDILSIAFKFNNVTIPAIIKVQHVNIFDTGFFVGGQFIAMQNMYRQVLKMGCETFSEN, from the coding sequence GTGATAGAAAATTTTTCAGATAAAAAAGATGCAATATTTAAAAAAGAAAAAAGAGCTGATAAAAGATATAAGTATAATTATAATTTTAAAATTGAAAGCATAAATTTGAAAGAAGTAAATTTAGACGTGCTAGGTGTAAACATTTCTGTTAATGGGATATCATTTATCTCCAATATAAGTTTTGAAAAAGACGATATATTATCAATTGCATTTAAATTTAATAATGTAACTATACCTGCAATTATTAAAGTGCAGCACGTAAATATATTCGATACTGGATTTTTCGTTGGCGGCCAATTCATAGCTATGCAAAATATGTATAGACAAGTACTAAAAATGGGATGTGAAACTTTTTCTGAAAATTAG
- a CDS encoding 2-hydroxycarboxylate transporter family protein yields the protein MQGTINMPKSKNNNFISKVVNYKVGVTPLPIFIVLAAIIYFASVTKKLPADMIGGFAIIIVLGTLFGDLGSKLPVLKNIGGAAILSIIIPSMMVYFKLLNTTSMKAITGIMKNSNFLYLYISCLVVGSILGMNRKVLIKGFVRMFVPLVVGTIMAIAGGMLVGLLFGYKPGYTFFYIVAPILDGGIGEGILPLTMGYSEILHQPQSLLIAKLVPAAVLGNIVAIVSAGVLKRYAEKRPDLTGNGLLVKTKEDNEILAEQKAEKPVDFKLMGSGLLIACTFYVFGLLTSPLIGIPAPIIMIFTAAIVKYLNVIPPETEQGVHHLYKFVSSSLTYPLLVGIGVLYTPFSDLVRAITPAYIIICISIVLSMMASGFFIGKYINMYPIESSLVTACHSGLGGTGDVAILSSANRMELMPFSQISTRIGGASMVVIATLLLKMFS from the coding sequence GTGCAAGGTACAATTAACATGCCTAAATCTAAAAATAATAATTTTATTTCAAAAGTTGTAAATTATAAAGTGGGGGTTACACCTCTTCCAATATTTATTGTACTGGCGGCAATAATCTATTTTGCTTCAGTAACAAAAAAACTTCCTGCAGATATGATAGGTGGTTTTGCAATAATCATAGTTTTAGGAACACTTTTCGGAGACCTTGGATCAAAGCTTCCAGTGTTAAAAAACATTGGTGGTGCTGCAATTTTATCAATAATAATACCTTCTATGATGGTATATTTTAAACTGCTTAACACAACATCCATGAAAGCGATTACCGGAATAATGAAAAATTCTAACTTCTTATATTTATATATTTCATGCTTGGTTGTAGGAAGTATATTAGGAATGAATAGGAAAGTACTGATAAAAGGTTTTGTCAGGATGTTTGTTCCTTTAGTTGTAGGAACTATTATGGCAATTGCAGGTGGAATGTTAGTGGGCTTATTATTTGGATATAAGCCAGGTTATACTTTTTTCTATATTGTAGCCCCTATACTTGATGGAGGAATTGGAGAAGGAATATTGCCACTAACTATGGGATATTCAGAAATTTTACACCAACCTCAAAGTCTCCTTATTGCAAAACTAGTTCCAGCGGCAGTACTTGGAAATATTGTTGCTATAGTAAGTGCTGGAGTATTGAAACGTTATGCTGAAAAGAGACCAGACCTTACTGGTAATGGACTGTTAGTAAAGACAAAAGAAGATAATGAAATACTTGCAGAACAAAAAGCTGAAAAACCTGTTGATTTTAAGCTTATGGGGAGCGGTCTTTTAATTGCTTGTACTTTCTATGTATTTGGTCTTTTAACTAGTCCACTTATAGGAATACCAGCACCTATCATTATGATATTTACTGCAGCAATAGTTAAGTATCTTAATGTTATACCACCTGAAACAGAACAAGGTGTTCATCATTTGTATAAATTTGTATCATCAAGCTTAACTTACCCGTTGTTAGTTGGCATTGGTGTATTATATACTCCATTTAGTGATTTGGTTAGAGCAATCACACCAGCATACATTATTATTTGTATATCCATAGTTTTGTCAATGATGGCATCAGGATTTTTTATTGGTAAGTATATAAATATGTATCCAATTGAATCTTCTTTAGTTACAGCATGTCACAGTGGACTTGGGGGTACAGGTGATGTAGCAATCTTGTCTTCAGCAAATCGTATGGAACTTATGCCATTTTCACAAATATCTACAAGAATTGGCGGAGCATCTATGGTTGTTATAGCAACATTACTGCTTAAAATGTTTAGTTAA
- a CDS encoding phosphatase, with protein sequence MKKKLSVFMCTMFLVSLLGVPVVYSREVTGMQNKNVQLEQIQNRNVQLKIDSKKKDKIPKRFRKTTDNIKTYGKSINLKGLSSLNASGSAQFTGQNIKIVKEEIGNVPILVVDLREESHGFINDLAVSWVGEEKNNANKGLTKNQVLKDESEKLKGIKLNEELDIEKKEIIPTKVQDERELAEENKMSYVRIPVTDTEGPTDEMVDYFISIVKKTPPGTWMHFHCKAGIGRTTTFMTMYDIMKNAKDVSLEDIMERQILLGGKNLLKPFHKVGSKSSERSEFIKKFYEYAKENKDNFNTSWSEWLKSNKNSVKDLD encoded by the coding sequence ATGAAGAAAAAATTAAGTGTTTTTATGTGCACTATGTTTTTGGTATCTTTACTTGGAGTACCTGTAGTATATTCCAGGGAAGTTACAGGAATGCAAAATAAAAATGTGCAGCTTGAACAAATACAAAATAGAAATGTACAACTTAAAATAGACTCTAAAAAGAAAGATAAGATTCCTAAGAGATTTAGAAAAACTACAGATAATATTAAAACTTATGGTAAGTCTATAAACTTAAAAGGACTATCTTCACTAAATGCTTCAGGCAGTGCACAGTTTACAGGTCAGAATATAAAAATAGTGAAAGAGGAAATAGGCAATGTACCTATATTAGTAGTAGATTTAAGGGAAGAGTCTCATGGTTTTATAAACGATCTGGCAGTTAGCTGGGTAGGAGAAGAAAAAAATAATGCAAATAAGGGACTTACTAAGAATCAGGTATTAAAGGATGAAAGCGAAAAGTTAAAAGGTATCAAATTAAATGAAGAACTTGATATTGAAAAAAAAGAAATAATTCCAACTAAAGTTCAAGATGAGAGGGAACTTGCAGAAGAAAATAAAATGTCCTATGTAAGAATACCTGTTACAGATACAGAAGGACCTACAGATGAAATGGTGGATTATTTTATAAGTATTGTAAAGAAAACACCGCCAGGTACATGGATGCATTTTCACTGCAAAGCTGGAATTGGAAGGACTACTACTTTTATGACAATGTATGATATTATGAAAAATGCTAAAGATGTAAGTCTGGAAGATATAATGGAGAGACAGATTTTGCTTGGAGGAAAAAATTTGCTTAAGCCTTTTCATAAAGTTGGAAGTAAATCCTCAGAGAGATCCGAATTTATAAAGAAGTTCTATGAATACGCAAAAGAAAATAAGGATAATTTTAATACTAGTTGGTCTGAGTGGTTAAAAAGCAATAAAAATTCAGTTAAAGACTTAGATTAG
- a CDS encoding GxGYxYP domain-containing protein produces the protein MKFKKFIVLILSIFLIGAFIPNVHAFLTNTYYVKNSKIPHHLYVIYQNDLTPAEKTMVVTLQGIISNKSNSQIYTLNKNQPDYKIWLDDLKANYGITYTIVKDPWYLLDKFKSLVSGYVLYSSYPEKNPSINNACSLAALKNSIVIDTPIEDRVKNAGIKMQGNCVNTDKYWAYNNLWNSGLNHSVVIELSPNKNASLRDYGIMSKCLAFYEDDLKDFSLRDKIFGTMEKDSTCLGWGPDEHGNVSAASKNGVSMVPADWSYNLTVLSAFPSVPLTQKSSVKPDKKLFSQPIHYVTFIMSDGDNQQWNLGSNYGSEKWYGSPKKGSFNMGFSISPSIHELAPTVFKLYYKNASSNSYRDNFVVSPSGNGYMYPSKFKEDSLNAYLKRLNNYMSDVDERYISVLDDWSLYDIKLWDKYTACSNIDGIFYLNYNKQNDYKGKIIWSNGKPVVSCRDVLWSGLEEEDALINNINNYVAKGYTNISKPKAYTFVYVHAWSKSMNDVEKVVTKLNRNPKVKVVPPDTFMDIMKKNIRK, from the coding sequence ATGAAATTCAAAAAATTTATTGTATTAATTCTTTCTATTTTTTTAATTGGTGCATTTATCCCAAACGTACATGCTTTTTTAACTAATACTTATTATGTAAAAAACTCAAAAATACCACATCATCTTTATGTAATTTACCAAAATGATCTAACTCCTGCAGAAAAAACTATGGTAGTCACCCTTCAGGGAATAATATCAAATAAGTCAAATTCTCAAATATATACCTTGAATAAAAATCAACCTGATTACAAAATATGGCTAGATGATTTAAAAGCAAATTACGGAATAACCTATACTATAGTAAAAGATCCCTGGTATTTGTTAGATAAATTTAAATCACTAGTATCTGGATATGTACTTTACAGCAGTTATCCTGAAAAAAACCCTTCTATTAACAACGCCTGCTCTCTTGCAGCATTAAAAAATTCTATAGTTATAGATACACCTATAGAAGATAGGGTTAAAAATGCAGGAATTAAAATGCAGGGCAATTGTGTAAACACCGATAAATATTGGGCTTATAATAATTTGTGGAATTCAGGACTAAACCATTCCGTTGTAATTGAGCTGTCTCCAAATAAAAATGCCTCTCTTAGAGATTATGGCATCATGAGTAAATGTTTAGCGTTTTATGAAGATGATTTAAAAGATTTCTCACTAAGGGATAAAATTTTTGGAACTATGGAAAAAGACTCTACGTGCCTTGGATGGGGACCTGATGAACACGGTAATGTAAGTGCTGCTTCTAAAAATGGAGTAAGTATGGTTCCTGCAGATTGGTCTTACAATTTAACAGTGTTAAGTGCCTTTCCATCAGTACCTTTAACACAAAAAAGTAGTGTAAAGCCTGATAAAAAACTTTTCTCTCAACCTATACACTATGTAACTTTTATAATGTCAGATGGAGATAACCAGCAGTGGAACCTTGGGAGTAATTATGGATCTGAAAAATGGTATGGCTCTCCTAAAAAAGGTAGTTTTAATATGGGATTCAGCATAAGTCCTTCTATACATGAACTGGCACCTACTGTCTTTAAACTGTATTACAAAAATGCATCTTCAAATTCTTATCGAGATAACTTTGTGGTATCACCTTCTGGTAATGGTTATATGTACCCTAGTAAGTTTAAGGAAGATTCTTTAAATGCATATTTGAAAAGATTAAACAATTATATGTCAGATGTAGATGAAAGGTATATATCAGTTTTAGATGATTGGTCACTTTATGATATTAAATTATGGGATAAATACACTGCTTGTTCAAATATCGATGGCATATTCTATCTCAATTATAATAAGCAAAATGACTATAAAGGTAAAATTATATGGAGTAATGGAAAGCCAGTGGTATCCTGTAGAGATGTACTCTGGTCTGGACTGGAAGAGGAAGATGCTCTTATAAATAACATAAATAATTATGTTGCTAAAGGCTACACCAACATATCCAAACCTAAAGCCTATACGTTTGTATACGTCCACGCGTGGAGTAAATCTATGAATGATGTAGAAAAAGTAGTAACCAAGTTAAATAGAAATCCTAAAGTAAAAGTTGTTCCGCCAGATACATTTATGGATATTATGAAAAAGAATATCAGGAAATAA
- a CDS encoding polysaccharide deacetylase family protein: MTINSNVVFANNSKHNLNEDLQKDNKKIIYLTFDDGPSKLTDKFLDILKENNVKATFFLIGNQIEDNEQVVKRIYSEGHSIGLHTYTHKYRKIYKNGDSFIDEMNKSNELIKKVTGKESHLIRFPGGSRKHLNKNFLEKLHNNNFKIYDWNIQASDGINPKIPPYKLVKEATKDPDKHNPVILLMHCDYMHKNTCIALPEIIKYYKSQGYEFKPITEDTEEIYFPIKTNKASSFLEKLFKN, encoded by the coding sequence ATGACAATAAACTCCAATGTGGTTTTTGCAAATAATTCAAAACATAACTTGAATGAAGATTTACAGAAGGATAATAAAAAAATAATTTACTTAACTTTTGATGACGGACCTAGCAAACTTACAGATAAGTTTCTAGATATACTAAAGGAGAACAATGTAAAAGCCACATTTTTTCTAATAGGTAATCAAATAGAAGATAATGAACAGGTAGTAAAGAGAATATATAGTGAAGGTCACAGTATAGGACTTCACACATATACTCATAAATATAGAAAAATATACAAAAATGGTGACAGTTTTATAGATGAAATGAATAAATCTAACGAATTAATAAAGAAAGTTACAGGGAAGGAAAGTCACTTAATAAGGTTCCCAGGAGGGAGCAGGAAACACCTAAACAAAAACTTTTTAGAGAAATTGCACAACAATAATTTTAAAATATATGACTGGAACATACAGGCATCTGATGGAATTAATCCAAAGATTCCACCGTATAAACTAGTCAAAGAGGCTACTAAAGATCCAGATAAGCACAATCCAGTAATACTTTTAATGCACTGCGATTATATGCATAAAAATACTTGCATTGCTCTCCCTGAAATAATAAAGTACTATAAATCACAGGGCTATGAGTTTAAACCTATAACAGAAGATACAGAGGAGATTTATTTTCCAATAAAAACTAATAAAGCTTCTTCATTTTTAGAAAAGTTATTTAAAAATTGA
- the proS gene encoding proline--tRNA ligase, with amino-acid sequence MVEQITSRDEDFAQWYTDIVKKAELADYSSVRGCMIIRPYAYAMWENIQSYLDKRFKETGHQNVYMPLFIPESLLQKEKDHIEGFAPEVAWVTHGGNEELTEKLCVRPTSETLFCEHYAKIVQSYKDLPKLYNQWCSVVRWEKTTRPFLRTTEFLWQEGHTIHETKKEAQEETTRMLNVYADLCEKVLAIPVLKGQKTDSEKFAGGEATYTIEALMHDGKALQAGTSHYLGQNFAKSFGMQYSDKEGKLQYVYQTSWGVTTRLIGAIIMVHGDDNGLVVPPRIAPTQVIIVPIAQHKEGVLDKANELKGRIAKFARVKLDDSDKMAGWKFSEYEMKGVPIRLEVGPKDIEKNQVVLVRRDSGEKIIVSMDNLEKDIPDLLDKIHDGMFEKAKNLIKGNTNNAVNMEEFKDIMENKIGVVKAMWCGDAKCEEKIKEVTGASSRCIPFEQEHISDTCVCCGKKADKLVYWGKAY; translated from the coding sequence ATGGTAGAACAAATAACATCAAGAGATGAAGATTTTGCACAGTGGTATACAGACATTGTAAAAAAAGCAGAATTAGCTGATTATTCAAGTGTAAGAGGCTGTATGATAATACGTCCTTATGCCTATGCTATGTGGGAAAATATTCAGAGTTATTTAGACAAGAGATTTAAGGAAACAGGACATCAGAATGTATATATGCCTTTATTTATTCCTGAAAGTCTTCTTCAAAAAGAAAAAGATCATATAGAAGGATTTGCACCAGAAGTTGCCTGGGTAACTCATGGTGGTAATGAAGAACTTACAGAAAAATTATGTGTTCGTCCAACATCAGAAACATTATTTTGTGAACATTATGCTAAGATAGTTCAGTCTTATAAAGATTTACCTAAGCTTTACAATCAGTGGTGCTCCGTAGTTAGATGGGAAAAGACTACAAGACCTTTCCTTAGAACTACAGAATTTTTATGGCAGGAAGGTCATACTATACATGAAACTAAGAAGGAAGCCCAAGAAGAGACTACAAGGATGCTAAATGTATATGCGGATCTTTGTGAAAAAGTACTGGCTATTCCAGTATTAAAGGGACAGAAAACTGACAGTGAAAAATTTGCAGGAGGAGAAGCTACATATACTATAGAAGCACTTATGCATGATGGAAAGGCACTTCAGGCTGGTACATCCCATTACTTAGGACAGAACTTTGCAAAATCTTTTGGAATGCAGTATTCAGATAAAGAAGGAAAACTTCAATATGTATACCAGACTTCCTGGGGCGTAACAACCCGTCTTATAGGAGCAATAATAATGGTACATGGAGACGATAATGGACTTGTAGTTCCACCTAGAATAGCTCCTACTCAGGTAATTATAGTACCTATAGCACAGCATAAAGAAGGAGTACTGGATAAGGCAAATGAACTAAAAGGTAGAATAGCTAAATTTGCAAGGGTTAAACTTGACGACAGTGATAAAATGGCTGGATGGAAGTTTAGTGAATATGAGATGAAGGGAGTTCCTATACGTCTTGAAGTAGGACCAAAGGATATTGAGAAAAATCAAGTTGTACTTGTAAGGAGAGACAGTGGAGAAAAGATAATAGTATCCATGGATAACTTAGAGAAAGATATACCAGATCTTTTAGATAAAATTCATGATGGTATGTTTGAAAAGGCAAAAAATCTTATAAAAGGCAATACAAATAATGCTGTAAACATGGAAGAGTTTAAAGATATAATGGAAAATAAAATAGGTGTTGTAAAGGCTATGTGGTGTGGAGACGCTAAATGTGAAGAAAAAATTAAAGAAGTTACTGGTGCATCTTCAAGATGCATTCCATTTGAACAAGAACATATTTCAGATACCTGCGTATGCTGTGGTAAAAAAGCTGATAAATTAGTTTATTGGGGAAAAGCGTACTAA